The nucleotide sequence TGGATTCAGACCATCGGCGCTTCTACCGGGGCCGTTGTCGCGTTGACTTCACCGACGGCCATGAAAGAGCCCTTCAACTGGGCCAGTGTTCTCAAACATGAGCTGGTACATGTTTTTACCCTGCAGCAGACGAAATACAAAATTCCCCACTGGTTTACAGAAGCTTTGGCAGTACGCAGTGAAGGTAGCGCCCGCCCGCAGCGGTTCAACCAGTTGCTGGTCAAGCGTGTTCCAAAAGGAGAAATCTATTCGCTGGAAGAACTGGACGGCGTATTCGTCAGGCCCAAGTCATCGGAAAACTGGAATTTCGCTTACTGCCAGAGCCTGCTGTGTGCCGACTTTATGGTGGAAGAATTCGGCGAAGACGCATTGAAAAAGCTGCTGACGTCGTATCAGAACCAGCGTTCCACAGAGGAAGCGGTGAAAGAGTGTTTTCAAATCAGTCTCGAAGAATTTGAGAAGCGTTATCATGCCTATCTGAAAAAAATCACCGCATCCCTGAAAGGTTACCGGACAGAATCAACACGCAGTTTCAAGGAACTGCAGAAAGATTACGAAGCGGATCAAAAAAACCTGGCTCTGGCCGGCGAATACGCAGCCAATCTGCTGTCTCGTCGCAAAAAACAGGAGGCACGGGAACTGGCTCAATCGGTTCTGAGTCGAAATCCGGCACAACCACAGGCCGCTCTGACCATCGCTCGACTGGAACTGCTTTCCGAAGATCTCCCCGCTGCCCTGGCGATTATGCAACCTGCATTGAAAGCGAAAACAGACGATGTCGAACTGCTGGGTCTCGCAGGAAAAATCCTGCTGAAACAGAAACAGTATCCGGAAGCATTAGCCATTTACGAAGCGGCTCACAAAAAATATCCTTATAAGACGGAATGGCTGCAGGGACTGGCGATCATCTATCGCCACCTGACAGAAGATCATAAACAGAAAGAAGCACTGTTAAAACTGGTCCACCTGGATCCCACTGATGTAGACAGTATGCAGGAGTTAATGTATCTGTATCAGAGTGAAGGAGACCTGAAAGAGACACTTCACTGGGGCCAGGCGGCGCTGCAGATCGATGTGCTGGACCCGGAGACCCATGAATGCCTGGCAGAGACGGCGTTGAAGCTGAAGCAACCTGAACTGGCGATTCGCGAATATCGTGTTCTGCTGCAGCTCGACGGAAAAAACACGGAAGCCCGCTACCAACTGGCGAATGCCTTATTTGAAAGCGGAAAAAAACAGGAAGCGGAAACCGAAGTCGAGCAACTGTTAAAACTGAATCCCGATCATGCAGCAGGCAGAGAATTAAAAGCCAAACTTTAGACTGTAAAATCCCAGCACACTGAATTAAAGGAACCCTTGTGAGCGAAACGCCCCAGCCCCCCTCTTCAGCCTCTACCAATGAGGGTAAGCAACAGCAGAATGCCTTGTCGTTGTCTGACTTTCAGTCGGTGATCCATAAGATGTTCTACGAAAAAGATCAGTCGCGGGGCATTGAAGGGACCTTTATGTGGTTCATGGAAGAGGTGGGAGAATTATCCTCGGCGCTGCGGGATAATACGGACCGGGAGAATCTGGAAGAGGAATTCGCCGATGTGCTGGCCTGGCTGGCGACCATGGCGAATGTTGCGGGAGTGGATCTGGAACAGGCGGTATCCCGCAAGTATGTTCAGGGCTGCCCCCGCTGTCATCAGATCGTTTGTACCTGTGATCTGGCCTGGAAGCCC is from Gimesia maris and encodes:
- a CDS encoding MazG nucleotide pyrophosphohydrolase domain-containing protein produces the protein MSETPQPPSSASTNEGKQQQNALSLSDFQSVIHKMFYEKDQSRGIEGTFMWFMEEVGELSSALRDNTDRENLEEEFADVLAWLATMANVAGVDLEQAVSRKYVQGCPRCHQIVCTCDLAWKP